The following are encoded together in the Desulfobotulus pelophilus genome:
- a CDS encoding U32 family peptidase → MMSDESSDVPLILAPAGDRDSFLAALAAGADAVYCGLKAFSARMEADNFSLTELAGLTALAHARNVRVNVAMNNMIRTDEVEKAFHLVQRLVRDVKPDALIVQDLAFIPLVRQAGYAGELHLSTLANLSFPDGLRVAEMLGFSQVVVPRELDVDALRLMAASCPKGLRLESFVHGALCYAVSGRCYWSSYLGGKSGLRGRCVQPCRRLYRSEKGEKGGYFSMQDLSLDVLTKVLADIPEVACWKIEGRKKGPHYVSYTTTAYRMLRDERDVPGRKKDALALLDMALGRPAMHYRFLPHRPWQPISPEGETASGLLAGRVKGGAREMFLAPRIPLMAGDLLRVGYEGEGGHIMVPVRRSVPKGGKLHLRGNGTVRPRSGAPVFLVDRREPELMASIRKLGEELAVMPECAPAAVEKPLVFPVPLKKKDPSRDLMLRRRPGKAGEKGYESGLWIDPNRAPGIPDGAVRHVWWWLDPVIWPESSDSWKKAIAGLIRRGARRFVLNAPWQMGLFDKPDGLALWAGPFCNVANPMAVDVLAGLGFSGVIVSPELGEEDFLALGAKSPLALGAVLSGFWPLAISRVGTLGPGESLTSPKAEKLWGRSYGDNQWLFPDWPSDIREKKPLLEKAGYRLFVHMEETLPKGMEARKRPGLWNWNLRLL, encoded by the coding sequence ATGATGTCGGATGAATCTTCGGATGTACCTCTTATTCTGGCTCCTGCCGGAGACAGAGATAGTTTTCTGGCGGCTCTGGCTGCGGGAGCGGATGCCGTATACTGCGGCCTCAAAGCTTTTTCCGCCCGTATGGAAGCGGATAATTTTTCCCTTACGGAACTGGCAGGGCTGACGGCCCTTGCCCATGCACGGAATGTTCGGGTCAACGTGGCCATGAACAACATGATACGCACCGATGAAGTGGAAAAGGCCTTTCATCTTGTCCAGCGTCTTGTCCGGGATGTAAAGCCCGATGCCCTGATTGTTCAGGATCTGGCCTTTATCCCCCTTGTGCGTCAGGCAGGCTATGCAGGGGAACTGCATCTTTCCACTCTGGCGAACCTGAGTTTTCCGGATGGGCTCAGGGTGGCAGAAATGCTCGGTTTTTCTCAGGTGGTAGTACCCAGGGAGCTGGATGTGGATGCCCTGCGGCTCATGGCCGCATCCTGCCCGAAAGGACTGAGGCTGGAGAGTTTTGTTCATGGAGCTCTTTGTTATGCTGTCTCCGGGCGTTGTTACTGGAGCAGTTATCTGGGAGGAAAATCTGGTTTGCGTGGGCGCTGCGTGCAGCCATGCCGACGCCTGTATCGCAGTGAAAAAGGGGAAAAGGGCGGATATTTTTCCATGCAGGATCTGAGTCTGGATGTTCTGACCAAGGTGCTGGCTGATATTCCGGAGGTCGCCTGCTGGAAAATTGAGGGAAGAAAAAAGGGGCCGCATTACGTTTCCTATACCACCACGGCCTATCGTATGTTGCGGGATGAGAGGGATGTGCCGGGACGTAAAAAAGATGCCCTTGCCCTGTTGGATATGGCGTTGGGGCGGCCAGCCATGCATTATCGTTTTCTTCCTCACAGGCCATGGCAGCCCATTTCTCCGGAGGGAGAAACCGCTTCCGGTCTCCTTGCCGGAAGGGTGAAGGGCGGTGCGCGGGAGATGTTTCTTGCCCCGAGAATTCCTCTTATGGCCGGAGATCTTCTGCGCGTAGGGTATGAGGGAGAGGGGGGGCACATCATGGTCCCTGTGCGGCGCAGTGTTCCCAAGGGGGGGAAGCTTCATCTCAGGGGAAATGGTACTGTGAGGCCAAGGAGTGGTGCTCCCGTTTTTCTGGTGGACCGGAGGGAGCCTGAGCTTATGGCTTCCATAAGAAAACTGGGTGAAGAGCTGGCTGTCATGCCGGAGTGTGCACCTGCGGCGGTGGAAAAACCCCTTGTCTTTCCGGTTCCCCTGAAAAAAAAGGATCCGTCACGGGATCTTATGCTTCGGAGGCGGCCCGGAAAAGCAGGAGAAAAGGGCTATGAGTCCGGATTATGGATAGATCCTAACAGAGCCCCGGGAATTCCGGATGGAGCCGTTCGTCATGTGTGGTGGTGGCTGGATCCGGTCATCTGGCCCGAATCTTCGGATAGCTGGAAAAAAGCCATTGCCGGATTGATTCGCAGGGGAGCACGTCGTTTTGTTCTCAATGCGCCATGGCAGATGGGTCTCTTTGACAAACCAGATGGACTGGCACTGTGGGCCGGGCCTTTCTGCAACGTTGCCAACCCCATGGCTGTGGATGTGCTGGCCGGGCTGGGTTTTTCCGGTGTAATTGTCAGCCCGGAACTGGGAGAGGAAGATTTTCTGGCCCTGGGGGCTAAAAGTCCTCTGGCGCTGGGCGCTGTTCTGTCCGGATTCTGGCCCCTTGCCATTTCGCGGGTGGGTACCCTTGGGCCGGGAGAATCCCTGACAAGCCCCAAGGCGGAAAAGCTGTGGGGACGCTCCTATGGCGACAACCAGTGGCTTTTCCCGGACTGGCCTTCTGATATCCGTGAAAAAAAACCTCTTCTTGAAAAAGCAGGCTACAGGCTTTTTGTTCATATGGAGGAAACGTTGCCGAAAGGTATGGAGGCCAGAAAACGGCCGGGGCTCTGGAACTGGAACCTCAGGCTGCTGTAG
- a CDS encoding FAD-dependent oxidoreductase: MGKRVLVVGAVALGSKAACRLKRLEPDAEVLLIDQDEHISYGGCGIPYYVSGDVADASELQSTSFHMLRDERFFKDCKDIDVLTRTRVTAINRKGKTIDIVRQDGSKDSLAYDKLVIGTGSRVRDLAINGQNLKGIFSVGSLRDAIAIKSTIAAGQAGTAVVVGGGFIGLEMAEALADMWGIETTVVEIADQIMPGFVGPEMAHMAQQHMEGQGVSFRLGERVIRFEGEDGTVARVVTDKESLEADLVIIAAGIVPNGELAADAGLEVGWNGGIVVDAHMRTTDPDIYAGGDCVLVANALTGKPGYYPLGSLSNRQGRVIGDNLAGKESVSPPVVGSFVVKLFETCLCGAGLTLKRALEEGFDAVSVRMCQLDRAHFYPTKELMYLELVVDRKTRQILGIQGSGSKGDATVGRINAVAALLPRKPVVEDISNMEFAYSPPFSSAMDIVNALGNVADNLLDGRMHPIGCEEFAEKWEAIQKGDICLIDCRARADAKVYEEKYPAFWKGIPQDELLQRLDELPEGKPLVLICNTGVRSYEAQLNLRAKGHTDNVTVFGGVAMLKHWGMDI; the protein is encoded by the coding sequence ATGGGAAAAAGAGTGCTGGTGGTTGGGGCCGTGGCTTTGGGATCCAAGGCTGCCTGTCGTCTGAAGCGGCTGGAGCCGGACGCAGAGGTTCTTCTCATTGATCAGGATGAGCACATTTCTTATGGAGGATGCGGAATTCCTTACTATGTGTCCGGGGATGTTGCCGATGCATCAGAATTACAGAGTACAAGCTTTCATATGCTCAGGGATGAGCGTTTCTTTAAAGACTGCAAGGATATTGACGTGCTGACCCGAACCCGGGTCACAGCCATTAATCGCAAAGGGAAAACCATTGATATTGTACGTCAGGATGGTAGCAAAGACTCCCTTGCCTATGACAAGCTTGTGATCGGGACCGGATCGCGGGTCAGGGATCTGGCCATTAACGGTCAGAATCTGAAGGGAATCTTTTCAGTGGGATCTCTCCGCGATGCCATTGCCATTAAGTCAACCATTGCAGCTGGTCAGGCGGGAACGGCTGTAGTGGTGGGTGGTGGCTTCATTGGTCTTGAAATGGCGGAAGCCCTGGCAGACATGTGGGGTATTGAAACCACTGTGGTGGAAATTGCCGATCAGATCATGCCGGGTTTTGTAGGGCCGGAAATGGCCCACATGGCCCAGCAGCACATGGAAGGGCAGGGTGTTTCCTTCCGGCTGGGAGAGAGGGTTATCCGCTTTGAAGGGGAAGACGGTACGGTTGCCAGGGTTGTCACGGATAAGGAGTCTCTGGAGGCCGATCTTGTTATCATTGCTGCCGGTATTGTGCCCAATGGCGAGCTGGCTGCGGATGCGGGTCTTGAAGTGGGGTGGAACGGCGGGATTGTGGTGGATGCGCATATGCGCACCACAGATCCGGATATTTATGCAGGGGGTGACTGTGTACTGGTAGCCAACGCCCTGACGGGTAAGCCGGGCTATTATCCTCTGGGCTCTCTTTCCAACCGTCAGGGCCGTGTGATCGGAGATAATCTGGCCGGCAAAGAGTCTGTGTCTCCTCCCGTGGTGGGTAGTTTCGTGGTTAAACTTTTTGAAACCTGTCTCTGTGGCGCAGGTCTTACCCTGAAGCGTGCCCTGGAGGAAGGTTTTGATGCGGTGAGTGTTCGTATGTGCCAGCTGGACAGAGCCCATTTTTATCCCACCAAGGAACTGATGTACCTGGAGCTGGTGGTGGATAGGAAAACGCGACAGATTCTGGGCATACAGGGCTCCGGCAGCAAGGGGGACGCGACCGTGGGGCGGATTAATGCCGTAGCGGCTCTGTTGCCCCGTAAGCCTGTAGTGGAAGATATTTCCAACATGGAGTTTGCCTACTCCCCTCCTTTTTCCTCGGCCATGGATATTGTCAATGCCCTTGGCAATGTGGCGGACAACCTGCTGGATGGCCGCATGCACCCCATCGGTTGCGAAGAATTTGCGGAAAAATGGGAGGCCATTCAGAAAGGAGACATCTGTCTCATTGACTGTCGGGCCAGGGCGGATGCCAAGGTTTACGAGGAAAAATATCCTGCTTTCTGGAAGGGAATCCCACAGGATGAACTTTTGCAAAGGTTGGATGAGCTGCCCGAAGGCAAACCCCTTGTACTGATCTGCAACACGGGAGTGCGTTCCTATGAGGCTCAGCTGAATCTGAGGGCCAAGGGTCATACGGATAATGTGACGGTTTTTGGTGGAGTTGCCATGCTGAAGCACTGGGGAATGGATATCTGA
- a CDS encoding PilZ domain-containing protein, whose protein sequence is MDDFREKRKNPRLTVFKPVVYTSEDQEYREYILDISGGGVFIKTRHILPPDTEIRLFLPFPGDNYISLIGVVVRSGEKGIAVEFCKDDMEIIHSLRNMIRNIRVLEE, encoded by the coding sequence ATGGATGATTTCAGAGAAAAACGGAAAAATCCGCGCCTTACCGTCTTCAAACCAGTGGTATATACAAGTGAGGATCAGGAATACAGGGAGTATATTCTTGATATCAGCGGTGGCGGTGTTTTTATCAAAACCCGCCACATTCTTCCTCCTGACACCGAGATCAGGCTATTCCTGCCCTTTCCGGGCGATAACTACATCAGCCTTATCGGTGTGGTGGTCCGCTCCGGCGAAAAAGGTATTGCCGTTGAGTTCTGCAAAGACGATATGGAAATAATCCACTCCCTCCGTAATATGATTCGCAACATTCGCGTTCTTGAGGAATAG
- a CDS encoding SDR family oxidoreductase, with product MQKKKVLITGASSGFGEACARWYGERGCSLILCARRKNRLDFLAGDLNVPVFTVELDVRDRTAVDRVVSRLPEDFADVDILVNNAGLALGLEPAPRASLDDWETMVDTNVKGLMYLTRAILPGMVARKKGHIVNMGSVAGSWPYPGGNAYGATKAFVEQFSRNLRCDILGSGVRVTNIAPGMAETEFSLVRFKGEADKASGTYRGVKALTAENIAEIVGWVTMLPAHVNINHLEVMPTQQAWSPFAVSRDGA from the coding sequence ATGCAAAAAAAAAAGGTGCTGATAACCGGGGCCTCGTCCGGATTTGGTGAGGCCTGCGCCCGCTGGTATGGAGAAAGAGGGTGCTCTCTGATTCTTTGCGCGAGGCGAAAAAACCGCCTCGATTTCCTTGCTGGCGATCTGAATGTTCCCGTTTTTACCGTGGAGCTGGATGTGCGTGACAGGACAGCCGTGGACAGGGTGGTGAGCCGTTTGCCGGAGGATTTTGCGGATGTGGATATTCTTGTAAACAATGCGGGTCTGGCACTGGGGCTGGAGCCTGCTCCCAGAGCCAGTCTTGATGATTGGGAAACCATGGTGGACACCAATGTCAAAGGGCTGATGTATCTCACCAGAGCTATTTTGCCGGGCATGGTAGCCAGAAAAAAAGGGCATATCGTGAACATGGGTTCTGTGGCGGGGAGCTGGCCTTATCCGGGCGGTAACGCTTACGGGGCTACCAAGGCTTTTGTAGAGCAGTTTTCAAGGAATCTGCGTTGTGATATCCTGGGGAGCGGAGTGCGGGTGACCAACATTGCGCCTGGAATGGCGGAAACGGAGTTTTCTCTGGTGCGTTTCAAGGGAGAAGCGGACAAGGCCAGTGGAACATACCGGGGGGTGAAAGCTCTGACAGCAGAGAATATAGCAGAAATTGTGGGATGGGTGACCATGTTGCCCGCCCATGTGAATATCAATCATCTTGAGGTGATGCCCACCCAGCAGGCCTGGTCTCCCTTTGCCGTTTCCAGAGACGGGGCATGA